One Nonomuraea angiospora DNA segment encodes these proteins:
- a CDS encoding NAD(P)H-binding protein, protein MARSGLDWLILRPSPLTDDPGTGVVSLGPAELHGQIPRADVAETLAALIHEPRIGRQILELNTGDTPIPEAVRRNIR, encoded by the coding sequence GTGGCCCGCAGCGGCCTGGACTGGCTGATCTTGCGCCCGTCTCCGCTCACCGACGATCCCGGGACCGGCGTCGTGTCGCTCGGTCCAGCGGAACTCCACGGCCAGATCCCCCGCGCGGATGTCGCCGAGACCCTGGCCGCCCTGATACACGAGCCGCGGATCGGCCGCCAGATCCTCGAGCTCAACACCGGGGACACCCCGATTCCGGAGGCGGTGCGACGCAACATCCGCTGA